In Excalfactoria chinensis isolate bCotChi1 chromosome 3, bCotChi1.hap2, whole genome shotgun sequence, one DNA window encodes the following:
- the ARMT1 gene encoding damage-control phosphatase ARMT1 isoform X1 has translation MAAVTALPVSLSARFKGSFAYFTVKDRLPQILTKVIDTLHRHKNEFFEEHGEKGVEAEKRAISFLSKLRNELQTDKPVTPLEDELPDAALWNQYLDYQRNLSNGNGEPSWFQSPWLFVECYMYRRIHAAVAQNPPIGSFDVFKEGKAQNFFESQEAIIALCTYFQELLKNIKDLDEKQLKGELFKLLQVSLWGNKCDLSFSAGEGSSQKSSPLQSLEDMVPYIIVNDMEKLWTLLINAKKRNTDKCNVRVDIILDNAGFELVSDLVLTDFLLSSKLADEVHFHGKSIPWYVSDTTKNDFNWTIKQLQAANHMWMSRCGINWEGNLKKGIWVYQDHMFWTLPHIYSSMAEVAPDLYADLQKSNLLLFKGDLNYRKLTGDRKWDYTVPFHQALNKFHPAPLCSLRTLKSDTQVGLKPGQGEQIQASEPEWMISGKYGVVQFDATP, from the exons ATGGCGGCGGTAACGGCCTTACCGGTCTCCCTCTCGGCCAGGTTTAAGGG ATCCTTTGCATATTTTACCGTTAAAGACCGACTGCCCCAGATCCTCACAAAAGTTATTGACACTCTGCATCGACATAAAAATGAGTTCTTTGAAGAACATGGTGAG AAGGGTGttgaagcagagaagagagctATATCCTTCCTTTCCAAATTACGGAATGAACTGCAGACAGACAAACCTGTGACTCCCCTAGAAGATGAGCTGCCCGATGCTGCCCTATGGAACCAATACCTCGACTACCAACGTAATTTATCAAATGGAAATGGAGAGCCAAGTTGGTTTCAGTCCCCTTGGTTATTTGTAGAGTGTTACATGTATCGAAGAATTCATGCAGCAGTAGCACAGAA CCCACCTATTGGCAGCTTTGACGTATTTAAGGAAGGAAAGGCTCAAAATTTCTTCGAATCCCAAGAGGCTATTATTGCTTTATGCACTTACTTTCAGGAACTCCTTAAAAACATCAAGGATTTAGACGAAAAGCAACTTAAGGGGGAACTTTTTAAGCTACTGCAG GTGTCACTGTGGGGCAATAAGTGTGACCTTTCTTTTTCAGCCGGTGAGGGAAGCTCTCAGAAATCTAGTCCTTTACAAAGCCTGGAAGACATGGTACCTTACATCATAGTGAATGACATGGAAAAGCTTTGGACACTACTTATAAATGCCAAAAAAAGGAATACAGATAAGTGTAATGTTAGAGTTGATATAATCTTGGATAATGCTGGATTTGAACTTGTAAGTGATCTCGTGTTGACTGACTTCTTGTTATCATCAAAGCTAGCTGATGAAGtccatttccatggaaaaagtATTCCGTGGTATGTGTCGGATACAACAAAGAATGATTTTAACTGGACTATTAAACAGCTCCAGGCAGCTAATCATATGTGGATGTCTAGATGTGGGATAAACTGGGAGGGCAACTTAAAAAAGGGCATTTGGGTTTACCAAGATCACATGTTTTGGACTTTGCCACATATCTATTCCAGCATGGCTGAGGTTGCTCCTGATTTGTATGCTGATCTACAGAAATCAaacttgcttctttttaaagGTGATCTAAACTACAGAAAATTAACAGGTGATAGAAAATGGGATTATACTGTTCCATTTCATCAGGCCTTGAACAAGTTTCATCCTGCACCTCTCTGTAGTTTAAGAACGCTGAAATCTGACACTCAGGTTGGCCTGAAGCCTGGGCAAGGTGAACAAATCCAGGCTTCTGAACCGGAATGGATGATAAGTGGCAAATATGGGGTAGTTCAGTTTGATGCTACTCCCTGA
- the ARMT1 gene encoding damage-control phosphatase ARMT1 isoform X2, translated as MYRRIHAAVAQNPPIGSFDVFKEGKAQNFFESQEAIIALCTYFQELLKNIKDLDEKQLKGELFKLLQVSLWGNKCDLSFSAGEGSSQKSSPLQSLEDMVPYIIVNDMEKLWTLLINAKKRNTDKCNVRVDIILDNAGFELVSDLVLTDFLLSSKLADEVHFHGKSIPWYVSDTTKNDFNWTIKQLQAANHMWMSRCGINWEGNLKKGIWVYQDHMFWTLPHIYSSMAEVAPDLYADLQKSNLLLFKGDLNYRKLTGDRKWDYTVPFHQALNKFHPAPLCSLRTLKSDTQVGLKPGQGEQIQASEPEWMISGKYGVVQFDATP; from the exons ATGTATCGAAGAATTCATGCAGCAGTAGCACAGAA CCCACCTATTGGCAGCTTTGACGTATTTAAGGAAGGAAAGGCTCAAAATTTCTTCGAATCCCAAGAGGCTATTATTGCTTTATGCACTTACTTTCAGGAACTCCTTAAAAACATCAAGGATTTAGACGAAAAGCAACTTAAGGGGGAACTTTTTAAGCTACTGCAG GTGTCACTGTGGGGCAATAAGTGTGACCTTTCTTTTTCAGCCGGTGAGGGAAGCTCTCAGAAATCTAGTCCTTTACAAAGCCTGGAAGACATGGTACCTTACATCATAGTGAATGACATGGAAAAGCTTTGGACACTACTTATAAATGCCAAAAAAAGGAATACAGATAAGTGTAATGTTAGAGTTGATATAATCTTGGATAATGCTGGATTTGAACTTGTAAGTGATCTCGTGTTGACTGACTTCTTGTTATCATCAAAGCTAGCTGATGAAGtccatttccatggaaaaagtATTCCGTGGTATGTGTCGGATACAACAAAGAATGATTTTAACTGGACTATTAAACAGCTCCAGGCAGCTAATCATATGTGGATGTCTAGATGTGGGATAAACTGGGAGGGCAACTTAAAAAAGGGCATTTGGGTTTACCAAGATCACATGTTTTGGACTTTGCCACATATCTATTCCAGCATGGCTGAGGTTGCTCCTGATTTGTATGCTGATCTACAGAAATCAaacttgcttctttttaaagGTGATCTAAACTACAGAAAATTAACAGGTGATAGAAAATGGGATTATACTGTTCCATTTCATCAGGCCTTGAACAAGTTTCATCCTGCACCTCTCTGTAGTTTAAGAACGCTGAAATCTGACACTCAGGTTGGCCTGAAGCCTGGGCAAGGTGAACAAATCCAGGCTTCTGAACCGGAATGGATGATAAGTGGCAAATATGGGGTAGTTCAGTTTGATGCTACTCCCTGA